From Treponema sp. OMZ 787:
AACTTTGCGATGAAAAGAAGATCGAAAAAGAAGCCCACATCTATAAATTAAGCGGAAGAACGGGAGATGACCTTTCTAAAAATGCTAAGGACCTTTTGGATGCAGCCTTTAAGGCAGGCTTTGAGGGCATCGAAATAGACAAGATAAAAATTCCTCAAGCCAGAAAAGAAGCCCGCGATCTTATAAAGCTGGGTAAGCTCATCTGCCTTGAAAACTTTTTACACTACCATACCGATTTTTACAAAAAGACAGTAAACTCTCTACTTGCAAAATACAAGCCGGGCGATAAATTTTCGATAGCCGACGCACGGGAAGTAACCGGGCTTTCCCGCAAATACATTCTACCAATTCTTAACCTTCTCGAAAAAGAAGGCAAGTTAAAAAGACAGGAAAACGACAGAATCGTATTGTAAGCCAAGCCCTCTATATAAAAGCTCGGCTCGGTTTAAAGCTCTACTCGGTTTCGGCAAGGGCTCGCGAAATACTAAAGGCGTAGTCTCCGATTTTTTCCAGGTTGCGTACCATATCGATATACAAAAGCTCGGCCTTTACGTTTGCACCCTTTTCCAAGCGGGTACGGGCAAGGTGTTTTAAGTTTTGCCTCATGGCATCAATCGATTCTTCCATTTCGTGAGCCATGGCCAGCTGTTCTGCAGCAAGGGGCTTATTTAAGTGTTCATGAACAAAGTGAATAAACTGATTTACAATTCCCATATAAGGTAAAAGTTTATCCATATCGTCCTGACTTATAGGCATCTTTAATTCTATACTTCGGTTGATAAAAAGCCCCAGCTCAAAAATCTGATCGGTCATATTTTCTATATCGTCTACAATGCCCAGCATAAGGCGCACGTTCTTCCTGTTTTTTTCGGACAAAGAAAGCTGAGAAGTTTTAATAAGATACAATGAAAGCTCTTCCTGCATCTGATCGGTATAATCTTCCTTTTCGGTTAACTGCCTTATCACAAACTCTCTTGAAACATCTTCTTCCTTACTTAAAATGGAACGCAATAGAGTAAACATTTCCCTAACTATATTCGACATTTTAAGAATTTCAACCTCGGCTCGAAGTACATAGGCCTCGGTATTTTCTTTCATACTTGGAGCCTGAAAGTGGAGAACATAGCGGGCAGGCTCCTCATCTTCCCTCGGTTTAATAAGCCAGCACACAAAATTTGCTATTTGATTTACAAAGGGCAAGGCGACAAGAGTATTTATTACGTTAAAAAGAGTATGGAAAACAGCAATCTTTGTTGTAAGGCTGCTTCCCGGAAAGAGAAGTTCTACAAGGGCCAAAAAGGGAGTAAAAAGAATAAGGGCAAAGATACTGCCGGCAACATTGAATAAAACGTGAACAGCCGCGGCCCGCCGCGCATTTAGTTTTGTTCCTATCGAAGCCAATACGGCATCTACGGTAGAGCCTACATTACTTCCCAAAACTACAGCCGCAGAAAATTCCCAGCCGACTACCCCTGTATGAGCCATCGTCAAAAGAACGGCAGTTGTGGCACTCGATGAGTGAAGAAAAACGGTAAGCACCAAACCGAGGATAACTCCGATTATGATACTTTGAATTCCTGTCTGCTTAAAAATCGAAAAAAGAGCTATCTGCTCGCCTGAAATATTCGGAACGGCAGAAGCCAAAAAATCCAAACCTGTAAAAAGGAGGCCGAAGCCCATAACGGCCTCGCCCAGATTGTCTTTTTTTAGCTTTTTAAAAAATGTCAAAAAATAGCCTATTCCGAAGGCGGGAATTGCAATACTCGCTATCGAAAATTTAAAACCAATGAGCGAAACTATCCATGCCGTAACGGTCGTACCTATGTTTGCTCCGAAGATTACGCCTATAGCCTGTTGAAGACTCAGCATTCCTGCATTGACAAAGGAAACAGTCATAACTGTGGTAGCACCCGAGGATTGAACAATGCCGGTAACAACTATACCTGTCAAAACGGCTAAAAACCTGTTTCCGGTCATAAAATTGAGCGTACGGTGCAAACTCTCTCCGGCACTTTTTTGGATACCGTCGCTCATCATCTTCATTCCGTATAAAATTAAACCTAAACTTCCAAGCATTTGGAATACAAGAGAAACTACAGACATATCAAGGAGTATAACAAAAAGAATAAGAATTTTCAATCCATGCTTGACAAATAGGGGAATTTAAAAATAAGAAATCAAAACTGCAATTAGATCAAGGCGGATTGAAGTCAAGATGCTACACCTGTTCTTTCATTGGAGGTTCAAAAGTCCTATCCGAAAATGCTTTTCCCAACAAAATAGGCACAATCATGGAGGAAACGATAATCAGCAAAATGACCGGTGCAAAGTATTCGGCTTTAACCATCCCTACCGCAAGTCCCTTTTGAGCTACGATGAGGGCTACTTCACCGCGCACCATCATTCCCAGCCCTATCTGGAGCGATTCCTTCCGCTTAAAGCCCAACGTCAATGCTGAACCGCCGCAGCCGATTATTTTGCTGATACAACCGACAAGCACAAAGGCTATCGAAAACCATAGTAAGCTCATATTCAGTCCGCTAAAGTCCGTTTTAAGTCCGATAGAGGTAAAAAAGATAGGACTAAAAAACATATACGAATTAATGTCTATTTTCTTTTCCATATAGGAAGCATCATGCAAGTTGCATAATACAACCCCTGCAACATAGGCACCGGTAATATCGGCAATACCGAAAAATCGTTCGGTACAATAGGCAAAAATCAACGCAACCCCTAGCCCGTAAATCGAAATACGGTGAGTATGAGGATGCCTCTTATCATACCATTTGAAGATTCGGTAAATCACATAGCCTACTACCAACGAAGCGGCAAAGAACGCTGCCGTTTTTATAATAAGTGCGAGGTAGTCGCCCTTACCGGAACTTGCACCGAGTACAACCGTTAATGCAATAATGCCTAAGACATCATCGATGATTGCAGCACTGATAATTGTTTGCCCGACTTCCGAATTTATCTTTCCCATCTCTTTCAATGCGGCAACGGTAATGCTCACCGAAGTCGCCGTTAAAATAGTCCCGATAAATAGGGCTTGATAAAATACGGGCGTTCCAAAACCGTCGAAACCCCAAAAGCCTAAGGCCATAGCCGTACCTAAAACCAATGGAACAATAACGCCGCAAGCAGCGATCACTGTGGATTTGATACCGGATGCAACAAGTGATTTTAAATTAGTACCCAATCCGGCAGAGAACATAATCAGGATAACGCCGATTTCCGACATATATCCGATAAAATGATTGGTTTCGGCATAGATAATGTTCGGTTCGACTCCGCCGAAATTACGAAAAAAAGGCAGGTAGCGTAATAAAAGCCCTGCAACAATTTCACCCGCAACTTGCGGAATATTCAATTTTTTTACAAGAAGGCCGAGGTACTTTGCAACAATAACGATAATTCCAACGGAAAGGACAATTTGCAAAGCAATTTCGCCAATAGGTATTTTACCAGCAGACATAAACAGCTCCCATTTTTAGTCCATTATATCACAGTATCATTTATTCGTATAGTGCCGGATTTGCCTCACCTTAAATCTAATATAAAATAGACACTGTGAGATTTTACGTCCACGCTTGACAAATAGGGGGTATTTTTAATAGACTATAATTATAGGAGAATTTTAGGCATTATGAAACTTTATAGTAGAAGACAGACCCTCGTATTTTCGCTCATTGCAGCGGTTATTTTTGCAAGTGCCGGTTTTTATGCCGGAATTAAATTTAATTCAAATAAAGATTTTAAAGAAGTACAGGCTGAAACAATGCCTGAAAATCTTAATTTAACTGCACAAAAAAATGAATCGATAGCTATCAATACATCAGCAAATACGGATTACAGCCAAGCAGAGGCTCAAAATATTTATGTATACGCTTCCACCAACGAAAGCGTAGTAAACATTACAACCGAAACCATGGGGGTCAACTGGTTTTTTGAGCCCGTACCAGTTGAAGGCGGCTCAGGCTCAGGTTCAATAATAGATGAAAGCGGACTTGTTCTTACAAATACCCATGTTATAGCAAATGCTTCAAAGATATTTATTTCGCTCTATGACGGAAGCCAATATGAAGCTCAAGTTGTAGGTATGGATCCCGAAAACGATTTGGCGGTTTTAAAATTCGATCCGCCTAAGAACATCAAACTTACGGTCATAAAATTCGGAGACTCTGCCAATTTAAAAGTAGGCCAAAGAGTTTTAGCTATAGGAAACCCCTTCGGCTTGGAAAGAACTCTTACGGACGGAATAGTTTCGGCCCTAAAGCGCCCTATTCAAAACGACAAAAACATCATAATCAAAAACATGATTCAAACCGATACGGCTATCAATCCCGGAAATTCGGGCGGACCTCTTTTAGATACTCAGGGGAGAATGATAGGAATAAACACCATGATTTATTCCACATCGGGAAGCTCGGCGGGGGTCGGCTTTGCAGTTCCGGTAAATACGGCTAAAAGAGTTGTCGCAGATATTTTAAAATACGGAAAGGTTATCCGAGGTTCTATCGATGCCGAATTGGTTCAAGTATCGGGAAGACTTGCCTCTTACGCAAAGCTGCCTGTTTCTTACGGACTCCTTGTTTCCGAAGTCAAAAGAGGAAGCAATGCTGCAAAGGCAGATCTTCGCGGAGGAAATGAAGCCGTACGCTCAGGCATAGGAAGATACAGCTCGGTATTTTACATAGGAGGAGATATAATCGTCGAAATAGCAGGCCAAAAGATAAACAATATAACCGATTATTATTCGGTCTTGGAGGATAAAAAGCCGGGAGAAACCGTTGATATTAAGGTTATAAGAGGAAAAAAACTCATAGATCTGCGCTTAACCCTGTCGGAAAGAAATTAAGAGCCGATGATCGATTTTAAAAAACTTTTTAAAAAAATTTCATGGAAGTTTAAAGGAGTCTCGGTTTATGCCCTTGTCGGTGAAAGCGGAACGGGAAAGAGTTTTAGAGCAAAGCTCCTTGCCGAAAAATACGGCATTAAGCTCATCATCGATGACGGGCTTTTAATCTGTAACGATAAGATAATTGCAGGCCAATCGGCAAAGAGGGAAAAAACTTTTTTGGCTGCTGTCAAGGTAGCCTTGTTTGACGATAAAAAACACAGGGACGGTGCTGCAAAGGCTTTACAAACTCATAGCTTTAAAAAGATTTTAATATTGGGCACTTCGGAAAAGATGGTAAACAAGATTGCTGCCCGCCTTCAAATTCCTCAGCCTCAAAAAATAATAAAAATAGAAGATATTGCAAGCAGAGAAGAAATAGAGGCGGCAATGAGATCTAGGCGGGTTGAAGGTAAACATGTTATACCTGTTCCCTCAATCGAAGTACAGCGCACCTACCCCCAAATCTTTTACGACAAAATTCGCCTCTTTTTTAAAAACAAAAAAACACCCTTTGTAGGAACTGAACAATCAAGGCTCTTTGAAAAATCCGTAGTCCGCCCCGAGTTCTCAAAGGTCGGTACGGTTGAAATATCCGAATCGGCTTTAAGCCAGATGGTATTTCATTGCCTTGAAGAGTATGACAAAGAAATCGTCATAAAAAAACTAAGCATAAAAAAAGCAGAGGACGGATACCGCTTGGATTTGACTGTGGATATTCCCTTCGGAACCCAGCTTACGGGAAAGATACATCAGCTGCAAAAGTATATAATCGAGCACATAGAGAGGTACACAGGCATATTGATCTTGCAGATAAATATTATTATCGACAAGATTAGAGAACCTAACCCTTAAAATCCAAACCTATCAAGTAAGTTTCAAAACTTGAGCTGCGGCAGGCCTCAGGTTTAAAGGCTCTTGCCGTCTTAAAACATTTCCGCAAGTTGTTTAAGTGGATTTGCTGATCCCCTCCTTGGAATATCTTCACGACAAAAGAACCGCCTTGTTTAAGCTGTTCTTGGGCATAATAAATTGCAAGCTCTACCAGGCCTGAGGAGCGGGCTGTATCGACGGTCTTGTTTCCTGTGGTTGCAGGGGCAGCATCGCAGATGACTGCATCATAGGGCCCAAGCTCTTTTACCGATTTTATAATCCCCTTATCGAACATATCGCCTTGAAAAAAACTAAGACGCTCATCATAGACAGAAGAATCTAAGGGCTTTAAATCGACGGCAGTTACCCTTCCCTCCTTATTTAAAAATCGTAAAACATAGACAGTCCAGCTTCCCGGAGCAGCCCCCAAATCCAAGACCTTATCGCCTGGCGAAAAAAGATTGAATTTTTTGTTCATCTCTTCAAGCTTGTACACAGAGCGTGCAGGATAGTTTTCCGAAAAAGCTTTTTTTGACCAATAGTCCGGTTCGCTGTATTTATTTCTTGCCATTCGATTTTTCCTTTTTGGATTGAGCTTCTTTTTCTTCCAACATCTGAGCCGTATCTTCTGCAATTTCGGCCGCATATTCATCGAGCTTTCGATGGAGGGTTCTGCGTCCTATCCCCAAGATATCGGCAGTCTTGGACTTATTGTTGTTTTGGTTTGCAAGGGTTTGCAAAATAATTTGCTTTTCGGCTTCCGCCATATTTACACCCATGGGAATGCGGATTGAAGAAGCCTCGGCTTTTTCGCGCAAGGTTGCCGGTAAGTCGTCAAAATGAATTACATTATCCGAGCTCATTACAACGGCACTTTGAATACAGTTTTGAAGCTGCCTGATATTTCCCGGCCAGTCGTAATTATAAATAGCAGTTCTTGCACGAGGCTCCATAGAATCTATTTTTTTATCGTTCTCTTCGGCGAATTCTTTTATAAAGGCCGCAGCCAAAAGAGGAATGTCCTCTTTGCGTTCACGCAAGGGGGGGACATGAATATGCACAACATTCAATCTAAAGTAAAGGTCTTCCCTGAAATTTCCTTTTTTGATTTCTTCTACCAAGTCCCTGTTGGTGGCGGCAATTATCCTTGTATCGACACTAAGCGTTTCGGTTCCGCCTACCCTTTCAAACTTTTTTTCTTGAAGAACCCGCAAGAGCTTTACCTGTATCATTTGGTTGACCTCGCCTATCTCATCCAAAAAAAGAGTTCCGCCGTTTGCAATTTCAAAACGGCCTCGGGTACGCTGAACGGCTCCCGTAAAGGCTCCTTTTTCGTGACCGAAAAGCTCGGATTCCAAGAGGCTTTCGGCAAAGGAAGCACAGTGAACCTGCACAAAGGGCTTATCCTTCCGGCTTGAAAGATTGTGAATAGCCTGAGCGATCAGCTCTTTTCCGACGCCGGTTTCTCCGGTAATTAAAACGCTGGCCTTTGTGGGAGCAACTTTCTTTATATCCTCAAAAACCTTTTCCATAAGGGGACTCTTCCCTATGATGTTTTCAAAACTTTGCTTTGTTTCGATGTCATGTAAAAGAGCACGGTTTTGAAGAACAAGGGCACGGTTTTGTAAGGCTCTTTTTACCAAAAGAAAGAGGCGTTCCAAATCCAAGGGTTTGGTTAAAAAATCATAGGCCCCCAACCTCATGGCTTCAACGGCAGTCTCTACCGTGCCGTGACCGGTTAACACAATTACGGGAACTCCGGGAGTTTTTGAAATAACCTCACGGAGCACATCTTCGCCGCTAAGCTCGGGCATTTTTAAATCGGTAATTACAAGGTCGGCATCTTCTTTTAAAGCGAGCTCCAAACCTCTTTTTCCATTGTCGGCAGTGATTACCTCATAGCCCTCATCTTCCAAGGCAATAGCAAGACCTTCACGGATATTTTTTTCGTCATCTATAACTAAAACAGTAAATTTCATTTTATATCCTTTACCGAATCAAAATCGGAAGTTTTATCGGAAAGTAAAAGCATTGCACCCTTACGCTCTATCGGGAGAGAAAATTTAAAAGTTGTTCCCAAACCGTAATCGGAATAAACATTGATTTCGCCCCCATGTTCCTTTATAACCTTATAAGTCATGGTAAGCCCCAATCCTGTTCCGTCATGCTTTGTAGTAAAATAAGGCTCAAAGATTTTATGAAGATCCTCAGGCAGAATCCCCTGCCCAGAATCCGATATGCTGACAAGAAGAAGATCATTTTCGTTCTTTGTCGAAATATCCAAAAAACCTCCGTCCGGCATTGCGGATTTTGCGTTTGTCAGTACATTCATAAAGGCTTGCCGTAAAAACCTTTCATCACCTTGAATTTTAGGAAGCTCCTTTGAAAAGTTAAGCGAAATGGTTATGCCCTTATCGTTAAACTCGTCAAAAAAGGTATCGTACAAATTCTTTAAAAGAGCATTTACATCTACAGGAACAAATTCGAATTTTAAGGGACGCACAGCAAATAAAAAATCCACTACGATTTTATTGAGTCTTTCAATTTCTTCTTCGATAACGCCTATATGTTTTTGAGCCTTTTGGTTTATGGACAAATTGCAGACTGTAAAATTTTTCTTTAAAAGCTGTAAGTGGATGCTGATCGCTGCAAGCGGATTTTTAATTTCGTGAGCAACGGCGGCTGCAACATTTGTAAGGCTTGCAAGATTTTCAAGGCGGCGGTTTTTAATTTCTTCATTTCTTTTTTCGGTAATGTCCGCAATCATAATTATCGTGCCTTGGATTTTTTTTTCTTTTACCAAGGGAAGAACAGAAACTTCAATGTATTTATTTTTACCTTCGGGCAGGTCGGCCTTAAAATTAAACTCTTTTGAAGTTTGTCCGCTTTCATTTTCAATTACATAAGAAACAAAGTCCGCAATATCCTGAATCTTTATATGCTCCCATACGTTTTTTTCATGGCTCTCGCCAAGAGGAGTGCCTAAAATTCTTTCGGCGGCCCTATTCGATTTTATAATCTTATTTTCGGAATTCGCAACTATAACGCCGTCATTTAAAGAATCCATCACGGAGTCCAAAAGAGAATACTCGTTTGCAAGCAGCTTTACAAAGGTGCGGAGCTGGGCCTCATTCATGTTCGGGGATTTTTGTATTCCCCTTCTCATAAACTCTCTCATATAAGTTTTTCCTTAATACCTTCCGCCAAATTTTCCAAGGCAGCTTGAGGCGAGATATTAAAAATATCTACGGCAGTTTCGGCATTTTTTATCAAGGCCGTTATCTTAAAATAAGACTC
This genomic window contains:
- a CDS encoding Na/Pi cotransporter family protein — encoded protein: MSVVSLVFQMLGSLGLILYGMKMMSDGIQKSAGESLHRTLNFMTGNRFLAVLTGIVVTGIVQSSGATTVMTVSFVNAGMLSLQQAIGVIFGANIGTTVTAWIVSLIGFKFSIASIAIPAFGIGYFLTFFKKLKKDNLGEAVMGFGLLFTGLDFLASAVPNISGEQIALFSIFKQTGIQSIIIGVILGLVLTVFLHSSSATTAVLLTMAHTGVVGWEFSAAVVLGSNVGSTVDAVLASIGTKLNARRAAAVHVLFNVAGSIFALILFTPFLALVELLFPGSSLTTKIAVFHTLFNVINTLVALPFVNQIANFVCWLIKPREDEEPARYVLHFQAPSMKENTEAYVLRAEVEILKMSNIVREMFTLLRSILSKEEDVSREFVIRQLTEKEDYTDQMQEELSLYLIKTSQLSLSEKNRKNVRLMLGIVDDIENMTDQIFELGLFINRSIELKMPISQDDMDKLLPYMGIVNQFIHFVHEHLNKPLAAEQLAMAHEMEESIDAMRQNLKHLARTRLEKGANVKAELLYIDMVRNLEKIGDYAFSISRALAETE
- a CDS encoding cation:proton antiporter, with protein sequence MSAGKIPIGEIALQIVLSVGIIVIVAKYLGLLVKKLNIPQVAGEIVAGLLLRYLPFFRNFGGVEPNIIYAETNHFIGYMSEIGVILIMFSAGLGTNLKSLVASGIKSTVIAACGVIVPLVLGTAMALGFWGFDGFGTPVFYQALFIGTILTATSVSITVAALKEMGKINSEVGQTIISAAIIDDVLGIIALTVVLGASSGKGDYLALIIKTAAFFAASLVVGYVIYRIFKWYDKRHPHTHRISIYGLGVALIFAYCTERFFGIADITGAYVAGVVLCNLHDASYMEKKIDINSYMFFSPIFFTSIGLKTDFSGLNMSLLWFSIAFVLVGCISKIIGCGGSALTLGFKRKESLQIGLGMMVRGEVALIVAQKGLAVGMVKAEYFAPVILLIIVSSMIVPILLGKAFSDRTFEPPMKEQV
- a CDS encoding S1C family serine protease; amino-acid sequence: MKLYSRRQTLVFSLIAAVIFASAGFYAGIKFNSNKDFKEVQAETMPENLNLTAQKNESIAINTSANTDYSQAEAQNIYVYASTNESVVNITTETMGVNWFFEPVPVEGGSGSGSIIDESGLVLTNTHVIANASKIFISLYDGSQYEAQVVGMDPENDLAVLKFDPPKNIKLTVIKFGDSANLKVGQRVLAIGNPFGLERTLTDGIVSALKRPIQNDKNIIIKNMIQTDTAINPGNSGGPLLDTQGRMIGINTMIYSTSGSSAGVGFAVPVNTAKRVVADILKYGKVIRGSIDAELVQVSGRLASYAKLPVSYGLLVSEVKRGSNAAKADLRGGNEAVRSGIGRYSSVFYIGGDIIVEIAGQKINNITDYYSVLEDKKPGETVDIKVIRGKKLIDLRLTLSERN
- a CDS encoding RlmE family RNA methyltransferase, translating into MARNKYSEPDYWSKKAFSENYPARSVYKLEEMNKKFNLFSPGDKVLDLGAAPGSWTVYVLRFLNKEGRVTAVDLKPLDSSVYDERLSFFQGDMFDKGIIKSVKELGPYDAVICDAAPATTGNKTVDTARSSGLVELAIYYAQEQLKQGGSFVVKIFQGGDQQIHLNNLRKCFKTARAFKPEACRSSSFETYLIGLDFKG
- a CDS encoding sigma-54 dependent transcriptional regulator — translated: MKFTVLVIDDEKNIREGLAIALEDEGYEVITADNGKRGLELALKEDADLVITDLKMPELSGEDVLREVISKTPGVPVIVLTGHGTVETAVEAMRLGAYDFLTKPLDLERLFLLVKRALQNRALVLQNRALLHDIETKQSFENIIGKSPLMEKVFEDIKKVAPTKASVLITGETGVGKELIAQAIHNLSSRKDKPFVQVHCASFAESLLESELFGHEKGAFTGAVQRTRGRFEIANGGTLFLDEIGEVNQMIQVKLLRVLQEKKFERVGGTETLSVDTRIIAATNRDLVEEIKKGNFREDLYFRLNVVHIHVPPLRERKEDIPLLAAAFIKEFAEENDKKIDSMEPRARTAIYNYDWPGNIRQLQNCIQSAVVMSSDNVIHFDDLPATLREKAEASSIRIPMGVNMAEAEKQIILQTLANQNNNKSKTADILGIGRRTLHRKLDEYAAEIAEDTAQMLEEKEAQSKKEKSNGKK
- a CDS encoding nitrogen regulation protein NR(II): MREFMRRGIQKSPNMNEAQLRTFVKLLANEYSLLDSVMDSLNDGVIVANSENKIIKSNRAAERILGTPLGESHEKNVWEHIKIQDIADFVSYVIENESGQTSKEFNFKADLPEGKNKYIEVSVLPLVKEKKIQGTIIMIADITEKRNEEIKNRRLENLASLTNVAAAVAHEIKNPLAAISIHLQLLKKNFTVCNLSINQKAQKHIGVIEEEIERLNKIVVDFLFAVRPLKFEFVPVDVNALLKNLYDTFFDEFNDKGITISLNFSKELPKIQGDERFLRQAFMNVLTNAKSAMPDGGFLDISTKNENDLLLVSISDSGQGILPEDLHKIFEPYFTTKHDGTGLGLTMTYKVIKEHGGEINVYSDYGLGTTFKFSLPIERKGAMLLLSDKTSDFDSVKDIK